Sequence from the Pecten maximus unplaced genomic scaffold, xPecMax1.1, whole genome shotgun sequence genome:
AgaacttttttttcatacctctatgaaaaaaaaaaaaaaaatggcgcgaaatatgtgacgtcacaatacggccattgacattgcgtattgatttgtgaaaaataatccGTTATAAGATCAGttcaattgtacataaaacaagatttaatttcgaaaatcaatttcaaaaattaattataagcgcTGATGtcaattattattttgtttcaaaggcaatttttttcataccccaatgaaactaaaaaaaggGACATCAATGCTGATATAAAATGGATTATCTGCGGAATGTCCACAACAACCTGATGTAGTGttatcaaaaatacaaaacggCTCCAAACTCCGGCGCCCAGTTTAGGTGAACCATttaattagtgaaaatctcatttctcctttactttaAAACCTATGTGTGTACATTCTTTTAAGGAGGCAAGTAGGAAGAGACCAAGAGTATACAGCATCAAAATTTTTTATTAAgctagttttaccagaaattatcttattatgattttaaatttgTCGACATATATCTTTAGAACACAACAGTTGATTGACATATTTCCACCTAATTCCGacgaaaatttaaaatgttttgtatgtaacGTAGCTGTATCGGACATACATACCAGGGCATAGGCATTGTACACCATATTGTTCTTACTTACACGAGAATGAAAGGAGCGCTTCGGATATAGATTTCTCTCACACtttaatttattgatatgttTTAAGTTTGCGTCATTGGTTAAAAACTGTTACTATGTTATTAGAAAACATCATTTTCTCTCACATTTCATACGCCACAGCTGTTTTGATATCGATGTCACAATAACAACATGCATTTGCTACCGAGATGAACTTTTATAAGAAATGCTCTACAGGAAGGGCATACGAATTGTGCTGGCTATCCACTGAATGGTAGTAAGAGGCAACCTTGGAGTATTTTCCTTCTAAACgaattttcttcttcctaatgtctcccctTACTATGCCTTACATTTGGCATTTAGTTGACCGTTCGCGCCGATGATGAAGGATttgagttatgtcccctggtCAAGAAATAGCAGTCTATAAAAATAGTTGTTATTTTGGCTTAACGGTCAGTATTTTAGGAGTAAGACGACTGATTTGCCTGTTGTTAGTATAATGCTACGGGGTGAGGTTTCCGCTGCTGATGCATGTCTTCGGCAGAATGCTTCATTGAGGCACGTGCGCACGCACTCACGCACACATACATGCGCTtcacgcatgcatctcgcacacaagGACCGACTTTAGCTGatattaggacgttaaacaatacttaaCTAAATTAAACTTTTCTAAGAAAGGTAGTTTCTCCATTGTGTCGACAGAACGATATCAATTCACGACATTAGAGTTTGatattttattctatatatatatctaccctcGGTTTGGgatatgtatgtctgtatcGCACTGTGATGACCCTTGACCTGATATGACGGTGATAGTTGTTTGCGTAAATATAACCATGCGCGTGATTTAACAGCCGAATTGACAAAAatgttgtttgttgtgttggtaAATTAAAGGAAGACAGCTTTGTTATTCACAAAAATAATTCTTATTTTTTGTACCTGGCTGTCGATTCCTAGAAATATCAGCATGATAAAGAATAGAGTTGACCACACGGGAGCTGCAGGCATGAGGGACACGGCTTTAGGGTAGGCAATGAACGCCAATCCGGGACCTGCAAGAAAGTACAAAGTTCATTGCTTGTATCATTACGAAATGAATTACATTTAACATGGTATTTAAGGATTatgaatatatttgaaatacatttagTAATTGCAAGCATTGTGATATAGGGTTTTTAACTATAAAATTACATGGCTGCAGTCTCAGACGGTCAACAGCACTGTGCCATATTGTTCATATGGACAAGAGTAATTTATCTATTTAGCCAATAGGAAAAAGTGTTTCATGCCGGAAATGGGTTGtcaaaagtcaataaaatcaAAGAACAATTACACGTCAATGTTTTTTTCGAGATCCTCTGGTTTTTCCGTCATTCTGTAGAATAATTCGGGAATCAAGCATGGCTTGACGTCGAATTCATATAACGGCGGAAATTCCTAATAAATTCCGAAAGGCTGTTGTCGACAATGGGAACTAGAAGTCATAGATAAAACCATTTATTTATGTACCCATAAAACACTACTGTTCCGAACAACTAAAACAGACCattcaaatatatcaataacagaAAATCACATTAAACAGGTTTATCAGGTGGTATGCAACACAGGGATTTGGCACGATTTTCAAATCcagtacatatatgtgtgtattaatTATGGACCGTGTGTCGGGAAatcgtgtcaagtccctgtggcaTTTAACACACGGACTTTGTAATAATATTCCCAACCCACGaaccatatatatgtattataatgcACATATATATGAAGAGTGTGTTGTTTtttcgtgccaagtccctgtgatacattTCTGTTCGAACCATAGTAAAGTATATCACACTCACCAGACGACGCTACTTTATCTACAGTCGTGTCCTGAAGGAACGCCATGTGTCCGAGAATGGTAAAGATCAGGAACCCCGCGAAGATACTGGTCCCGGAGTTTATCAGAGCAAATATTGTAACGTCCCTGTAAATAAGCGAAATCACATCTTAAAATACAGTccaaaatttttattttcttgtctggaataaaaaaaacatttagaaTACATCTATAAAAATCATGGATGACcaattaattatcgtatcagTGACTTGAGTGGTCATCTACATGGTCCCAGTTTGATTTCTGAAATAGAAAAACGTCTacgaaacaagagatcccaaagggatcatggcgcccaccattgaatgatctttattgtaACTATGCAAGACTGAtatattctttctttttctcatatCACCATTTCTCTTAACTATTTTGAAAGCAATTGGAACCTGCATGTTCATAGCAAATCTGAGAAAAAACTATCAAGAACTTAATTCTGTGAAATAATGACTGACATTAATCAATTCTAATATGGCGATTTGTTTCTCTGATCAATCTCATAATCAAATGAGCATACAAACGGAGTGACGGGAACCTACACATAACGTTTCAGAAATATCCTCAATATTCTcaggaaatagcgataaaaatcTTAAACTGCCAAAATCCAATAAGGCTGCTTGTCAGCCATACTATTTTTCCGGATAGGTCTCAAAAGTGAACGGCCATAAATAAGAATCAAGATGAACCTATCAATGATGTTTGcgaaatatccttccagtatttctcaaaaatagcaATTCGTTTtagggacggacgacggacgacagaggATGGACTAGATAAACTTATGATGATGATGGCGGCGGgtgaaaaagtacattaaaattTCAACGGGTACTGCCTTTTATGTTAGGAAACTAACAATGATTTTATACTAGTAACGTGGAATATTCAGATAAAAGGGAATGTGAACCTATTAAGATATCTATATGAGAAAATATCAAGTTAGAAATAGTATGGAAACAACTGTGTTCTACAATACGATAAATATCGCGAGCAAGCATGTAAGCTACACAATACAGTGCCTGTAAGAGTTATGATGAAATTTGTTGTAGCTGCCCAGAGCAGTCAGAGCTCCGATTCCTATGGAATAGGACCACATGATTTGTGTCGAGGCGTCGACCCAAACCTGCAAAATAAATGTGAAATAGCTATGATGACCCCCTCGGGGGTTACAGTGCCCTTTAAGGGCTGCATCCGGCAAATGTTTGTTCGTGTTGCTTTTTTTTCCAATCCTGCAGTATGAGATGAGAATCTATTGAATTCTGCAATCCATTCAGTTTGTTATGTTTGGTTCTCATAACAGTTTAACTGAAGAgaaaattatgtatttatttacatatctatCGTGGTATAGAACTATATTACATATGAAAGTATTATGTATGGTGATAATACCTTAGATTTAGAATCAAACGAGGCTATCTGTAAACATGTTCCAAAATTGTTGATAGCGAAAGATTTATATAAGAACGTGTAatgttcaatatacatgttaaatattcataatatcATCTTCCAGCCCGTTATCTTATTATCTTTATTCACTTACAAGTATTTTTCTTTCTTACAATATATCTCTCCCTCTTCCTTTTCTTTTTCTCCTCTGTTTAAGATACTAAGATAGAATAATTATATGTTGTTTATTATTAGCccatttttaattttccataCGTATAGTTTTACTATATTACTGAGAGGACATTGACAAGTTGTGATAACTTTCGTCCAATCCTTTTGTGTATTATTTGCAACAAAATTGAtctaaattcaaaatatatcttCGTGTATAagaatatgaaaacaaaatctaaaaTACATGGAGAAAGCCATAAAAATACAGGCTTTTCGTTAATgtagtttgaaaataaaatctacaAAAAAGTGGAACTTCAATAACAGATAACACACTTACGATCCACAAATACTCGTATCAATGTTTTTTTACCTGTCCCAATTTTTAGTATGGTAAGTTTAAAGAAACATCTACAAAGTTCACTGAATTTTTTGTACCCTCCCTCCAAGAAAATTAACACAACGAAATAAATCCGTCAGGTCAATTAAAACACCGAGTCAGCAAGGGTCCAGAATGGTGACAATAAatcccccataatcatcaaaACGACATCTTTCCAAACTGCTTAAgttgacgtttgacattttgaaagcaaaatatacatttcacatTTACTATGATGTAACTCCTGTGTCCTTCCACCTCCATATTTCCTGGGCTAACAGAAGAGTAAATACTTGTGCAATCtccatttgtttgttttgagttattttatatcaaaactacCTCCACCAACAAGAGCTAGGGTCATAGACAGAGACCTACTTTTGACCACATAACCACAGGTGAAGATCCCAGGTGAGGGGTTCGATACTCCCATTTGGGTGCGGCTTGTTTTCCTTAAGAAGCTGAAAAACATATTCTTAATCCTAATTGCCCTGGATGGAATGCGACAGGCCTCCCCAATGTTGAACAGTAAGGTAGCCACTTTCTACTACAAGAAGTCCCTACCTCAAATTAAAACTAGCTGTTCAGGGGGTGAGTAAATGTTTTGACGGACACACAGACAATCAAAGTGATTACGATAGGGCACCAGTATCTTAGATACGGGGTCCTAATAAAGGGATAACATGCGGGCATTCTGTATACATTAAAGATATGTGTAACTGTTCATTCATTTCCAAACAAATAGCGAATTTCACAAAACGgcttatttttgaaatttagatTAAAATCTTAGGATCTACGATATTCATGTATAAAAATGATGCACAGTTTTCAAAGAAACACTGCAAGATTgaacaaatgaataaaaaacacAATGCAATATTTTTTCATGAACTTTATCGTAATTGACGAGATATTGACAATAATTTTAGCCGAATGAAATTCGAAGCTAATTGATCATGCAGTGATGATATCCCAGAAGCCATAGCCATCGTGTGTATACGTAGTGTTGGGACAGTTCAAAGATGGCGGCTGATCAAGTGACTCGGAGAGGAGCTCTCAAATTAGTTGAATTATTTTCTTTCTATGACTTTTAAGTCCCTTAAAGGAGCATAGCGTCGATTTGTAAGATATCAGAGTGGTGCAATCTGCCAAAATGTGAGCGTAAATCTGTGATGTTTAACAAAAAGTTGACGAAAAACCGTGATTGGAAATCGAATCGAAGTTGCCTGTGATCATTGCCGTGAAACAGGCTCAAAACAGCTATATATAAGTTCAGATATAGGTGTTGCTTAGCTTCTAAAGATTAATTGCTAATTACACTGGCTGTAATAtatagtacattttgtatatataagtaGAAATATGCTATTTCGCAACATGACCTAAATTTGAATCTGTCCGGTTTGGACACTTTACGATTTACTATTCTGAACGGTTGGGTTTGATAGAGACTGTCTTGTGTAAATTACTTGTCTCTTATACGATTGGGATGTCGGCGATACGTGAATAAGATCTTAAGATGTTTTTAATCTTACATATTTACGGAGTACTTATTGACACCACAGACATTTCTGTAATTACTTCACCCGCTTACACAATACTTCTTCACACTGTCATGACGCCGAACCATATACTTGGTTTCGCTTACAGCCCGAAATCTTCAACGTTTTACAACGCAAACAAGAAGACTAGTCTGCTACACAGCAGTCATCATCGTTGTAGAGAACACACTTCGTTGACACAGTGTTTTAAAATGGCGCATACTAAAGGTTAGGATATAATgcaatacagtatgtatatttGGGTTACAAAATTTGTTCTCTGCATGATgttcttatttaattttctgaaCAGAGGATGTCGGTTAAATTATAATTCTCCTCACTGCACTTGATAAAGATAATTGGATGTATTACATAATACAAGATGTTATAATAGCTACATCTATTTATTGCAGAGCAACGTGTATTAACAATAGCTGTAAAGGATACAAGCAAAACCTATTTTTCTTGAAGAAATATGTCTATCATGAGCAAGTTAGCGTGAAGTAAGATGTACATGACTGGATCATCGTGaattaaatgtatgtatttgcAGTTATTggttttatttctgtatcttATATTTCCTCTCAAATGACACgaatgttagatatatatttatgttggtGTTGATGGTATCTGCTACGAATGAATAATTCCATACATTCTGCTGTGGAAAACAACTAGGTACAGTGTGTGAAAAAAAGATATAGCAACAAAATCAGACTCAACACTCAAAATCCACACAAAGGAATGCGAGAAATATCGAAGTTTAGGATTGTGTCCTAGGGTAGGATTGTAATATCGAAGTTTAGGATTGTGTCCTAGGGTAGGAGTGTAATATCGGAGTCTAGGATTGTGTCCTAGGGTAGGATTGTAATATCGAAGTTTAGGATTGTGTCCTAGGGTATGAGTGTAATATCGGAGTTTAGGATTGTGCCCTATGGTAGGATTGTAATATCGGAGTTTAGGATTGTGCCCTATGGTAGGAGTGTGATATCAGAGTTTAGGATTGTGTCCTAGGGTAGGAGTGTAATATCGGAGTCTAGGATTGTGTCCTAGGGTAGGAGTGTGATATCAGAGTTTAGGATTGTGTCCTAGGGTAGGAGTGTAATATCGGAGATTAGGATTGTGTCCAAGGGTAGAAGTGTAATATCGGAGTTTAGGATTGTGCCCTATGGTAGGATTGTAATATCGGAGTTTAGGATTGTGTCCTATGGTAGGAGTGTAATATCGGAGTTTAGGATTGTGTCCTATGGTAGGATTGTAATATCGGAGTTTAGGATTGTGTCCAAGGGTAGGAGTGTAATATCGGAGTTTAGGATTAGTTCCTAGGGTAGGAGTGTAATATCGAAGTTTAGGATTGTGTCCTATGGTAGGAGTGTAATATCGGAGTTCCGGATTGTGTCCTATGGTAGGAGTGTGATATCGGAGTTTAGGATTGTGTCCTAGGGTAGGAGTGTAATATCGGAGTTCCGGATTGTGTCCTAGGGTAGAAGTGTAATATCGGAGTTTAGGATTGTGCCCTATGGTAGGATTGTAATATCGGAGTTTAGGATTATGTCCAAGGGTAGGAGTGTAATGTAGGAGTTTAGGATTGTGCGCTAGGGTAGACGTATAATATCGGAGATTAGGATTGTGCCCTATGGTAGGAGTGTAATATCGGAGTGTAGGATTGTGTCCTAGGGTAGGAGTGTAATATCGGAGTTTAGGATTGTGTCCTATGGTAGGATTGTAATATCGGAGTTTAGGATTATGTCCAAGGGTAGGAGTGTAATGTAGGAGTTTAGGATTAGTTCCTAGGGTAGGAGTGTAATATCGGAGTTTAGGATTGTGTCCTATGGTAGGATTGTAATATCGGAGTTTAGGATTATGTCCAAGGGTAGGAGTGTAATGTAGGAGTTTAGGATTGTGCTCTAGGGTAGGATTGTAATATCGGAGTTTAGGATTATGTCCAAGGGTAGGagtgtatcattttttttattcagattgATCAAAGGGCTGGAATGTAGTATTGGAATTAATGATGGACCTTTTGATGATTGTATTATTAGTATGCGAATTTTGACTTCGGATTTCGAACCAACCTTATGACATGTACATGATTGAAGAGTTATGTAACATGACCTTCGAATAGAGTTAATAGATCAAAAGATGAGCTAATCAACAGGTACGTAAATACTTGCCCCGACGTCTGAAAGTTTTGCTATGTCTGGTTTGAGATAGTAGATAACCCCATCGATAGCGCCATCTAGCGTAGAATTCCGTATGAGAAGGGCCGTCATAAAGAAGTACGGGGCTGTCGCCGTTACGTACATCACCTGTCGGATATCAATTATAATCAGTAACACTCATTCATAGGATACCGATTTCCACTTAATCATAATCTTTATTTCAAAAGTACAACACACTTGGAAGAGTTCACTAGATGTCGATTTTAACATGAAATGTAACATGAATGAAACACAAATGAGAAGAGGCATATTGCAATCGTCGACATCCAAAAAGACGATGAGATTCAACGAGAGACGACGACACTAAAACAAAGAAACAGATACAGTGCAGACCGTAGGAATGAACACAAAGTCACCATGTGCCggtgtttgattttctattcaaggggTAAATCACAGCGACCGatcaccctaaatccctatcagggatcatgaaaacggcgtcatcgcgatccccggtggtaatgtgttcatcaaaatccgcggtgatcgtttctccgcgaaacatcaaagcaatttgtccgccgcgaatcctgatgatgcagccccggagggccacgattacattcagccctcggttttacctgtggtggtgtggctctcagttgaccattatcgacccttatcgttgtacgtgtaccgatttttttaccgctagcagtcgagacgattggtagattttgtgacttacatgcaagtgtcctatccctaatgtaagactcgaattcgaagtgatacggttctccgtgacgatcatgggtataactaaataaaaaaaacatctggataccgtatagtgagtctacgaaattcccttaacgtctcaattgctgctgttgataaatgatgtggtttaaatgatctgcaattcaatacttgtatataggcctatgcatttaatcactactgatttagctgacctgtttatagatggcgctttgtgcatgacctcagatgccatgacctcggagaggccacataaggggctcgttatttagtgaaagatctcggacttatttttacgtgatctagcgaagtccttaattgcataatttagtcatcacatatatctgaagtatatagctactaagatgtctgtttgagaaattgatccatatacgtgtacgacctgtgacggatgagaa
This genomic interval carries:
- the LOC117321105 gene encoding sodium- and chloride-dependent GABA transporter 3-like gives rise to the protein IGGVTTTVTFYLNCYYNVIICWALYYVFSSFTSELPWKSCGHEWNTEHCYDFTTVNKTVVNVTGVNLAKQYNAGTNSTANVTGIPLIRVDPVNEFWERKVLGLSDGIENMGTIKWDLALCLLLAWVIVYVCICKGIRSSGKVMYVTATAPYFFMTALLIRNSTLDGAIDGVIYYLKPDIAKLSDVGVWVDASTQIMWSYSIGIGALTALGSYNKFHHNSYRDVTIFALINSGTSIFAGFLIFTILGHMAFLQDTTVDKVASSGPGLAFIAYPKAVSLMPAAPVWSTLFFIMLIFLGIDSQ